Proteins encoded in a region of the Methylobacterium radiotolerans JCM 2831 genome:
- the rplX gene encoding 50S ribosomal protein L24, translating to MAAKIKKGDKVVVLTGRDSGRSGEVIQVLPKEGRAFVRGINLVKKHQKQTQNQEGGIISKEAAIQLSNIAVADANGKPTRVGFRILEDGRKVRFAKTTGDQIDG from the coding sequence ATGGCTGCCAAGATCAAGAAGGGCGACAAGGTCGTCGTGCTCACCGGCCGCGACTCGGGCCGGTCGGGCGAGGTGATCCAGGTTCTGCCGAAGGAAGGCCGGGCCTTCGTGCGCGGCATCAACCTGGTGAAGAAGCACCAGAAGCAGACCCAGAACCAGGAAGGCGGCATCATCTCCAAGGAGGCCGCCATCCAGCTCTCGAACATCGCGGTGGCGGACGCCAACGGCAAGCCGACCCGCGTGGGTTTCCGCATCCTCGAAGACGGGCGCAAGGTCCGGTTCGCCAAGACCACGGGGGATCAGATCGATGGCTGA
- the rplE gene encoding 50S ribosomal protein L5 has translation MAEADKNAYTPRLRKHYDEVVRQKLIEEFGYKNPMEVPQITKIVINMGVGESTADSKKASVAAADLALIAGQKPVITKARKAIATFKVREGMPIGCKVTLRKQRMYEFMDRLITIALPRVRDFRGLNPRSFDGRGNYALGLKEHLVFPEISYDKAEQMWGMDIVVATTAKTDAEAKALLAAFKFPFRQ, from the coding sequence ATGGCTGAGGCCGACAAGAACGCCTACACCCCGCGCCTGCGCAAGCACTACGACGAGGTGGTTCGCCAGAAGCTGATCGAAGAGTTCGGCTACAAGAACCCGATGGAAGTGCCGCAGATCACGAAGATCGTGATCAACATGGGCGTCGGCGAGTCCACCGCGGACTCGAAGAAGGCCTCGGTGGCGGCGGCCGATCTGGCCCTGATCGCCGGCCAGAAGCCGGTCATCACGAAGGCCCGCAAGGCCATCGCGACCTTCAAGGTCCGCGAGGGCATGCCGATCGGCTGCAAGGTGACCCTGCGCAAGCAGCGCATGTACGAGTTCATGGACCGGCTGATCACCATCGCGCTGCCGCGCGTGCGTGACTTCCGCGGCCTGAATCCGCGCTCGTTCGACGGCCGCGGCAACTACGCCCTGGGTCTCAAGGAGCACCTCGTGTTCCCGGAGATCTCCTACGACAAGGCCGAGCAGATGTGGGGCATGGACATCGTCGTGGCGACCACCGCCAAGACCGATGCCGAGGCCAAGGCGCTGCTCGCCGCCTTCAAGTTCCCGTTCCGGCAGTGA
- the rplN gene encoding 50S ribosomal protein L14: MIQMQTNLDVADNSGARRVMCIKVLGGSKRKYAGVGDVIVVSVKEAIPRGRVKKGDVMKAVVVRTAKDVKRADGSVIRFDKNAAVLINNQKEPIGTRIFGPVPRELRARNHMKIISLAPEVL; the protein is encoded by the coding sequence GTGATCCAGATGCAGACGAATCTGGACGTTGCCGACAACTCGGGTGCACGCCGTGTGATGTGCATCAAGGTTCTCGGCGGGTCGAAGCGCAAGTATGCCGGCGTGGGCGACGTGATCGTCGTCTCCGTCAAGGAGGCGATCCCGCGCGGTCGCGTCAAGAAGGGCGACGTCATGAAGGCGGTCGTCGTCCGCACGGCCAAGGACGTGAAGCGCGCCGACGGTTCGGTGATCCGCTTCGACAAGAACGCCGCGGTCCTGATCAACAATCAGAAGGAGCCGATCGGCACCCGTATCTTCGGACCGGTGCCGCGCGAGCTCCGCGCCCGCAACCACATGAAGATCATCTCCCTGGCTCCGGAGGTGCTGTAA